Proteins encoded in a region of the Oscarella lobularis chromosome 17, ooOscLobu1.1, whole genome shotgun sequence genome:
- the LOC136197089 gene encoding uncharacterized protein isoform X1, whose amino-acid sequence MRLRCRLISYSNPALAVERSWMSRVSLLLCIFVALIVAAIFSRGQASGPPPSPFDATRFAKSGCIIAQRFVLHSYEEPSVSRGNALLRFSNFYYGVVVFREPERMCFAMCEEGDHAIWFASRQSDTASRLTLISGICVFFVFPLFLLMFVATCNYRKRYRFAKSDSACSSPKVNKVRRCVASTKSRHCFVVIAFLLASIVPKSVSAQSCKGCGGLFPFCTSSSCFHHSYLMRENPGDVTWPEAVDFCLSKGAALASFQDEKEENALEAFLLDLSNFRGKTQFFFGLIRRPTSATGIYSYQLSDGSPLLTYDRWNRLGTFNDENTCGMVQIPSDLSTMHWKAESCLSRHQFFCKKPRKTTRSNGDVRLVGGVSRERGLLEVFQSGFWRRVCLSENIYSAGRTAAVSCRQLGYSGVLEASSRVGKIDNVSIHINCTSNNEFVRSCGRSDATCNEHVYVFCRFDSVKPFDVRLGKSSVPFRGVLEFRFESEWKPVCPSGSLNKMYDAVCKHLGYGEGKGTALPYITHSTCLTAKCGGYCESIQDFDFLSLKPSFFKYHEITCQNSDWSIRLVNGFGGTKQSEGRVEVHLNQRWRVVCDSKWNLNDSVVVCRQLDYGEPILAKRRFPATKNDVMIYTNGRRCEGNETALRDCISFIEDPNEACEEVVIRCKERKGCPFGWFIYADYCYSLSSSAVVLTRYFWSIGFNGFPSELHCGRSLLSISSSHEHAFVMALLAELESKGNLHSNDVWIGLDRNRDNQFKWNNRELLSRAMWSRGEPSADPLRTCVAMDTRTGYWKTADCFSNKQKLCKVALVDFDNEVRETDTPSFNGRCAKDEIYFKDACYYLSKDEDKAVSQKRAHRKICQNRNASLASLSSIGEYFFIAKESSTSNGSAYWIGLVYNYTTRSFTWLNGIPATFTKWAKYEPAHEKGRCVTFGFDGVDFGWSVAKCSTKAGYVCKKELKDSYGVESHTEIPFGYVYMCPSGWTKLGTRWCITRIDIAKTWHESLAECERLSSGNGSLASIHSRHEMDLLLLDRVESWIGLNDIDNEGIYNWADDSPLVYANWKSSGRDTSSLQREKLDCVAATNSSWQLRHCSEKKKSFCRSPASIDFNECLSEANDCHVNATCENTQYSFKCKCNQGFTGNGITCEDVDECIQSSPCLNDVQDCVNGLGSFECVCANGYTGDGSHCDDIDECLGNICHSQANCKNTNGSVECTCNYGYTGNGSHCDDIDECIGNICHSQANCKNTNGSVECTCNYGYTGDGSFCQAIVDTQNLSISETSIIVSVMCSLLALVLLSAVYVYHKKHHSAKKETLDDNWEIDPRDLTLLEKIGGGFFGDVLKAKIRIHFSQQLKLGNIIRQDADDKDSKLFVACKKLKGTYLQQDEADFLEEIRLMKEIGRHPHIVGMLACVTTSQPFCLIVEYCCHGDLLSYLQRKRPQHLNESESQESGSEDIIQESNGSSPEQESLCEESVSTTSRTLDSIRQNDTIMKEDKFKNGEKEDVWELTASHLLSFAWQIASGMEYLAGKHLVHRDLACRNVLVCENNFVKVSDFGLTRAVYEDGAYCQKTARRLPLRWMSIEAIIHRLFTEKSDVWSFGVVLWEIFTLGCFPYPCMTSRDILLRLRKGDRLDCPENCFEELRKLMSDCWHGEAEKRPTFKQLSERLGKMLEEESPNKYLNLDITYLYPFWEMKSTTEANESISTSSQCFDEVFEIDCATLKESTSDKIDVRYAMRRESTV is encoded by the exons ATGCGATTGCGCTGTCGTCTCATCAGTTACTCGAACCCGGCCCTTGCAGTTGAACGGAGTTGGATGTCTCGGGTTTCGCTTCTGCTTTGCATTTTCGTCGCTCTCATTGTCGCGGCCATTTTTTCTCGAGGTCAAGCGTCCGGGCCGCCTCCTTCACCGTTTGACGCAACTCGGTTCGCCAAAAGTGGATGTATCATCGCTCAACGCTTCGTTCTTCATTCGTATGAG GAACCGAGCGTATCTCGTGGCAACGCG CTTCTCCGTTTCTCGAACTTTTATTACGGGGTAGTCGTTTTTCGCGAGCCAGAGCGAATGTGTTTTGCGATGTGCGAGGAA GGAGATCATGCAATCTGGTTCGCGTCTCGGCAATCAG ATACGGCTAGCCGTCTGACATTGATTTCTGGAATCTgtgtctttttcgtcttccctCTGTTTCTTCTTATGTTTGTTGCCACTTGTAATTATCGCAAAAGGTATCGCTTTGCAAAGAGCGACTCCGCCTGTTCTTCACCGAAAGTCAACAAAGTTCGCCGTTGCGTCGCATCTACTAAAAGTCGCCATTGTTTTGTTGTCATTGCTTTTTTATTAGCGAGCATCGTACCGAAATCCGTCTCGGCTCAATCTTGTAAAG GTTGCGGCGGACTTTTTCCGTTTTgtacgtcgtcttcgtgtTTTCACCATTCTTATCTAATGCGTGAAAACCCTGGCGATGTCACTTGGCCTGAAGCTGTTGATTTTTGCTTATCCAAAGGGGCAGCACTTGCGTCGTTccaagacgaaaaagaagaaaatgcgtTAGAGGCATTTTTACTTGACCTTTCCAATTTTAGAGGGAAAACCCAATTTTTCTTCGGTCTGATTCGAAGACCTACTTCAGCAACAGGCATTTACAGCTATCAATTGTCAGACGGTTCGCCCTTATTAACGTATGATCGTTGGAATCGGTTAGGCACGTTTAACGATGAAAACACATGTGGAATGGTTCAGATTCCTTCGGATTTATCAACAATGCATTGGAAAGCTGAATCCTGTTTGTCTAGACATCAATTTTTCTGCAAGAAGCCCAGGA AAACGACTCGAAGTAACGGTGACGTGCGACTAGTCGGAGGTGTTTCGCGCGAAAGAGGGTTACTCGAGGTATTTCAGAGTGGGTTTTGGAGACGCGTCTGCTTGAGTGAAAATATTTACAGTGCCGGTCGAACGGCAGCTGTTTCATGTCGACAATTGGGTTACAGTGGCGTTTTGGAAGCTAGTTCTCGGGTTGGTAAAATCGACAATGTTTCTATTCATATTAATTGTACGTCTAACAACGAGTTTGTGCGAAGTTGTGGTCGAAGCGATGCGACGTGCAATGAGCACGTATACGTTTTTTGTCGGTTTGATAGCGTCAAACCTTTTGACGTGCGTCTCGGGAAAAGCTCAGTTCCTTTTCGAGGGGTACTTgaatttcgttttgaaaGCGAGTGGAAACCGGTCTGCCCTTCTGGCAGTTTGAATAAAATGTATGACGCCGTTTGTAAGCACTTGGGATATGGCGAAGGGAAAGGTACTGCTCTACCCTATATTACCCATTCGACTTGTTTGACTGCCAAATGCGGTGGTTATTGCGAATCTATTCAGgacttcgattttctctctttaaAACCGTCCTTTTTTAAATATCACGAGATCACGTGTCAAAACTCAGACTGGAGTATACGATTAGTCAATGGTTTTGGTGGGACAAAGCAAAGCGAGGGAAGAGTCGAAGTCCATCTCAACCAAAGGTGGCGCGTCGTATGCGACAGCAAGTGGAATTTAAATGATTCCGTAGTCGTCTGTCGCCAATTGGACTACGGAGAACCGATTTTAGCTAAACGCCGATTTCCAGCAACTAAGAACGACGTAATGATATACACTAATGGTAGACGTtgcgaaggaaacgaaacggcgTTGAGGGATTGCATTTCGTTTATTGAAGATCCCAATGAAGCATGTGAGGAAGTCGTTATTCGCTgtaaagagagaaaag GTTGTCCTTTTGGCTGGTTTATCTATGCAGACTATTGCTATTCTCTTTCATCTAGCGCAGTGGTACTTACCCGCTATTTTTGGAGTATAGGCTTCAATGGTTTTCCGAGCGAACTACATTGTGGTCGTAGCCTTCTCAGCATAAGCAGTTCTCACGAACATGCGTTTGTTATGGCTCTCCTTGCCGAACTTGAGTCAAAAGGCAACCTTCATAGCAATGACGTGTGGATTGGTTTAGACCGAAATAGAGACAACCAGTTCAAGTGGAACAATCGAGAGTTGTTAAG CCGCGCCATGTGGTCTAGAGGAGAACCAAGCGCTGACCCTTTGCGTACGTGTGTTGCTATGGACACTCGCACTGGCTATTGGAAGACGGCTGATTGCTTTAGCAATAAACAAAAGCTATGCAAAGTAGCTCTTG tcgATTTTGACAACGAAGTTCGAGAAACAGACACGCCGTCTTTTAATGGTCGTTGCGCAAAAGACGAAATCTACTTCAAGGATGCCTGCTATTATTTGTCTAAAGACGAAGATAAAGCCGTGTCACAAAAACGCGCACATCGCAAGATTTGTCAAAATCGCAATGCTTCTCTAGCATCATTGAGCAGTATAGGCGAGTATTTTTTCATTGCGAAAGAATCTTCTACCTCTAATGGATCAGCGTATTGGATTGGATTGGTTTACAATTATACGACAAGAAGCTTTACGTGGCTTAATGGCATACCCGCCACCTTTACTAAATGGGCGAAGTATGAGCCGGCGCACGAGAAAGGCAGGTGCGTGACGTTTGGATTTGACGGAGTTGACTTTGGTTGGTCTGTTGCAAAGTGTTCCACCAAGGCTGGATACGTATGCAAAA aAGAGCTAAAGGATTCATATGGAGTAGAGTCGCATACGGAAATTCCTTTTGGCT ATGTCTACATGTGTCCTTCTGGATGGACGAAACTTGGAACGCGATGGTGTATTACACGAATTGACATTGCGAAAACGTGGCACGAGTCGTTGGCTGAGTGCGAAAGGTTGAGCAGTGGCAACGGATCTCTTGCCAGCATTCATTCACGTCATGAAATGGACCTTCTTTTGCTTGATAGAGTCGAGTCATGGATTGGACTTAATGACATTGACAATGAAGGCATCTACAATTGGGCCGATGACTCTCCATTGGTGTACGCTAACTGGAAATCATCTGGACGCGATACGAGTTCTTTGCAGCGAGAAAAACTCGATTGTGTAGCTGCCACAAATAGTTCTTGGCAATTAAGACACTGttctgaaaagaagaaaagctttTGCCGTTCTCCGGCTTCTATTG ATTTTAATGAATGTCTTAGCGAAGCGAATGATTGTCACGTGAACGCAACCTGCGAGAATACGCAATATTCTTTCAAATGCAAATGCAATCAAGGATTTACAGGAAACGGGATTACGTGCGAAG ATGTAGATGAATGTATACAATCATCGCCTTGTCTCAATGATGTTCAGGATTGCGTTAACGGGTTGGGTTCGTTCGAGTGCGTTTGTGCAAATGGCTATACGGGCGATGGAAGTCACTGCGATGATATCGACGAGTGCCTTGGTAACATTTGCCATTCGCAGGCAAATTGCAAGAATACGAACGGATCTGTTGAATGCACTTGTAACTATGGCTATACGGGCAATGGAAGTCACTGCGATgatatcgacgagtgcaTTGGAAACATTTGCCATTCGCAGGCAAATTGCAAGAATACGAACGGATCTGTTGAATGCACTTGTAACTATGGCTATACGGGCGATGGAAGCTTTTGTCAAGCCATAGTAGATACGCAAA ACTTGTCGATTTCTGAAACATCAATTATTGTTTCTGTCATGTGCTCGTTATTGGCCTTGGTTTTGCTTAGCGCTGTCTATGTCTATCATAAGAAACATCATTCTGCCAAGAAGGAGACTCTAGACGACAATTGGGAAATTGATCCTCGGGATTTGACGCTACTCGAAAAGATTGGCGGAGGCTTTTTTGGGGACGTCCTTAAAGCAAAAATTCGTATACACTTTTCGCAACAACTGAAATTGGGCAATATAATCAGGCAAGATGCTGACGACAAAGACAGTAAATTGTTCGTTGCTTGTAAGAAGTTGAAAG GTACGTATCTCCAGCAGGATGAAGCTGactttttggaagaaatTAGGCTTATGAAAGAAATCGGGAGGCATCCACACATTGTCGGCATGCTGGCTTGCGTAACGACATCTCAACCGTTTTGCCTGATTGTCGAGTACTGCTGTCATGGCGATTTGCTCAGTTATctccaaagaaaaagacccCAG CACTTGAATGAAAGCGAATCTCAAGAAAGTGGCTCTGAGGATATTATTCAAGAATCAAATGGAAGCAGCCCGGAACAGGAAAGCCTTTGCGAG GAAAGCGTGTCGACTACGTCGCGCACACTCGACAGCATAAGACAGAACGACACTATAATGAAGGAGGATAAATTCAAAaatggagaaaaagaagatgtGTGGGAACTGACCGCTTCTCATCTCTTGTCGTTTGCTTGGCAAATCGCATCAGGAATG GAATACTTGGCTGGAAAGCATCTTGTTCATCGTGACCTGGCCTGTCGAAATGTTCTCGTCTGCGAAAACAATTTCGTCAAAGTATCCGACTTTGGACTGACAAGAGCCGTTTACGAGGACGGCGCATACTGTCAGAAGACCGCCAGACGTTTGCCTCTCCGATGGATGTCCATCGAAGCTATTATACACCGTCTATTTaccgagaaaagcgacgt gtgGTCTTTTGGAGTTGTCTTGTGGGAGATATTCACTTTGG GCTGTTTCCCTTATCCTTGCATGACAAGTAGGGATATTCTTTTGCGTTTGCGCAAGGGAGACCGGCTAGACTGTCCAGAGAACTGTTTCGAGGAACT gCGCAAATTGATGTCTGATTGTTGGCATGGTGAAGCTGAAAAGCGTCCCACGTTCAAACAGCTGTCTGAGAGACTGGGGAAAATGTTGGAAGAGGAAAGCCCTAACAAGTACCTCAATCTCGACATCACCTATTTATATCCTTTTTGGGAGATGAAGTCAACAACGGAAGCAAATGAGTCaatatcgacgtcgtctcaaTGCTTTGACGAGGTTTTCGAAATCGATTGCGCAACGCTCAAGGAGTCGACCAGCGACAAGATCGATGTCAGGTACGCAATGAGAAGAGAAAGTACCGTTTAA
- the LOC136197089 gene encoding uncharacterized protein isoform X2, giving the protein MRLRCRLISYSNPALAVERSWMSRVSLLLCIFVALIVAAIFSRGQASGPPPSPFDATRFAKSGCIIAQRFVLHSYEEPSVSRGNALLRFSNFYYGVVVFREPERMCFAMCEEGDHAIWFASRQSDTASRLTLISGICVFFVFPLFLLMFVATCNYRKRYRFAKSDSACSSPKVNKVRRCVASTKSRHCFVVIAFLLASIVPKSVSAQSCKGCGGLFPFCTSSSCFHHSYLMRENPGDVTWPEAVDFCLSKGAALASFQDEKEENALEAFLLDLSNFRGKTQFFFGLIRRPTSATGIYSYQLSDGSPLLTYDRWNRLGTFNDENTCGMVQIPSDLSTMHWKAESCLSRHQFFCKKPRKTTRSNGDVRLVGGVSRERGLLEVFQSGFWRRVCLSENIYSAGRTAAVSCRQLGYSGVLEASSRVGKIDNVSIHINCTSNNEFVRSCGRSDATCNEHVYVFCRFDSVKPFDVRLGKSSVPFRGVLEFRFESEWKPVCPSGSLNKMYDAVCKHLGYGEGKGTALPYITHSTCLTAKCGGYCESIQDFDFLSLKPSFFKYHEITCQNSDWSIRLVNGFGGTKQSEGRVEVHLNQRWRVVCDSKWNLNDSVVVCRQLDYGEPILAKRRFPATKNDVMIYTNGRRCEGNETALRDCISFIEDPNEACEEVVIRCKERKGCPFGWFIYADYCYSLSSSAVVLTRYFWSIGFNGFPSELHCGRSLLSISSSHEHAFVMALLAELESKGNLHSNDVWIGLDRNRDNQFKWNNRELLSRAMWSRGEPSADPLRTCVAMDTRTGYWKTADCFSNKQKLCKVALVDFDNEVRETDTPSFNGRCAKDEIYFKDACYYLSKDEDKAVSQKRAHRKICQNRNASLASLSSIGEYFFIAKESSTSNGSAYWIGLVYNYTTRSFTWLNGIPATFTKWAKYEPAHEKGRCVTFGFDGVDFGWSVAKCSTKAGYVCKKELKDSYGVESHTEIPFGYVYMCPSGWTKLGTRWCITRIDIAKTWHESLAECERLSSGNGSLASIHSRHEMDLLLLDRVESWIGLNDIDNEGIYNWADDSPLVYANWKSSGRDTSSLQREKLDCVAATNSSWQLRHCSEKKKSFCRSPASIDFNECLSEANDCHVNATCENTQYSFKCKCNQGFTGNGITCEDVDECIQSSPCLNDVQDCVNGLGSFECVCANGYTGDGSHCDDIDECLGNICHSQANCKNTNGSVECTCNYGYTGNGSHCDDIDECIGNICHSQANCKNTNGSVECTCNYGYTGDGSFCQAIVDTQNLSISETSIIVSVMCSLLALVLLSAVYVYHKKHHSAKKETLDDNWEIDPRDLTLLEKIGGGFFGDVLKAKIRIHFSQQLKLGNIIRQDADDKDSKLFVACKKLKGTYLQQDEADFLEEIRLMKEIGRHPHIVGMLACVTTSQPFCLIVEYCCHGDLLSYLQRKRPQHLNESESQESGSEDIIQESNGSSPEQESVSTTSRTLDSIRQNDTIMKEDKFKNGEKEDVWELTASHLLSFAWQIASGMEYLAGKHLVHRDLACRNVLVCENNFVKVSDFGLTRAVYEDGAYCQKTARRLPLRWMSIEAIIHRLFTEKSDVWSFGVVLWEIFTLGCFPYPCMTSRDILLRLRKGDRLDCPENCFEELRKLMSDCWHGEAEKRPTFKQLSERLGKMLEEESPNKYLNLDITYLYPFWEMKSTTEANESISTSSQCFDEVFEIDCATLKESTSDKIDVRYAMRRESTV; this is encoded by the exons ATGCGATTGCGCTGTCGTCTCATCAGTTACTCGAACCCGGCCCTTGCAGTTGAACGGAGTTGGATGTCTCGGGTTTCGCTTCTGCTTTGCATTTTCGTCGCTCTCATTGTCGCGGCCATTTTTTCTCGAGGTCAAGCGTCCGGGCCGCCTCCTTCACCGTTTGACGCAACTCGGTTCGCCAAAAGTGGATGTATCATCGCTCAACGCTTCGTTCTTCATTCGTATGAG GAACCGAGCGTATCTCGTGGCAACGCG CTTCTCCGTTTCTCGAACTTTTATTACGGGGTAGTCGTTTTTCGCGAGCCAGAGCGAATGTGTTTTGCGATGTGCGAGGAA GGAGATCATGCAATCTGGTTCGCGTCTCGGCAATCAG ATACGGCTAGCCGTCTGACATTGATTTCTGGAATCTgtgtctttttcgtcttccctCTGTTTCTTCTTATGTTTGTTGCCACTTGTAATTATCGCAAAAGGTATCGCTTTGCAAAGAGCGACTCCGCCTGTTCTTCACCGAAAGTCAACAAAGTTCGCCGTTGCGTCGCATCTACTAAAAGTCGCCATTGTTTTGTTGTCATTGCTTTTTTATTAGCGAGCATCGTACCGAAATCCGTCTCGGCTCAATCTTGTAAAG GTTGCGGCGGACTTTTTCCGTTTTgtacgtcgtcttcgtgtTTTCACCATTCTTATCTAATGCGTGAAAACCCTGGCGATGTCACTTGGCCTGAAGCTGTTGATTTTTGCTTATCCAAAGGGGCAGCACTTGCGTCGTTccaagacgaaaaagaagaaaatgcgtTAGAGGCATTTTTACTTGACCTTTCCAATTTTAGAGGGAAAACCCAATTTTTCTTCGGTCTGATTCGAAGACCTACTTCAGCAACAGGCATTTACAGCTATCAATTGTCAGACGGTTCGCCCTTATTAACGTATGATCGTTGGAATCGGTTAGGCACGTTTAACGATGAAAACACATGTGGAATGGTTCAGATTCCTTCGGATTTATCAACAATGCATTGGAAAGCTGAATCCTGTTTGTCTAGACATCAATTTTTCTGCAAGAAGCCCAGGA AAACGACTCGAAGTAACGGTGACGTGCGACTAGTCGGAGGTGTTTCGCGCGAAAGAGGGTTACTCGAGGTATTTCAGAGTGGGTTTTGGAGACGCGTCTGCTTGAGTGAAAATATTTACAGTGCCGGTCGAACGGCAGCTGTTTCATGTCGACAATTGGGTTACAGTGGCGTTTTGGAAGCTAGTTCTCGGGTTGGTAAAATCGACAATGTTTCTATTCATATTAATTGTACGTCTAACAACGAGTTTGTGCGAAGTTGTGGTCGAAGCGATGCGACGTGCAATGAGCACGTATACGTTTTTTGTCGGTTTGATAGCGTCAAACCTTTTGACGTGCGTCTCGGGAAAAGCTCAGTTCCTTTTCGAGGGGTACTTgaatttcgttttgaaaGCGAGTGGAAACCGGTCTGCCCTTCTGGCAGTTTGAATAAAATGTATGACGCCGTTTGTAAGCACTTGGGATATGGCGAAGGGAAAGGTACTGCTCTACCCTATATTACCCATTCGACTTGTTTGACTGCCAAATGCGGTGGTTATTGCGAATCTATTCAGgacttcgattttctctctttaaAACCGTCCTTTTTTAAATATCACGAGATCACGTGTCAAAACTCAGACTGGAGTATACGATTAGTCAATGGTTTTGGTGGGACAAAGCAAAGCGAGGGAAGAGTCGAAGTCCATCTCAACCAAAGGTGGCGCGTCGTATGCGACAGCAAGTGGAATTTAAATGATTCCGTAGTCGTCTGTCGCCAATTGGACTACGGAGAACCGATTTTAGCTAAACGCCGATTTCCAGCAACTAAGAACGACGTAATGATATACACTAATGGTAGACGTtgcgaaggaaacgaaacggcgTTGAGGGATTGCATTTCGTTTATTGAAGATCCCAATGAAGCATGTGAGGAAGTCGTTATTCGCTgtaaagagagaaaag GTTGTCCTTTTGGCTGGTTTATCTATGCAGACTATTGCTATTCTCTTTCATCTAGCGCAGTGGTACTTACCCGCTATTTTTGGAGTATAGGCTTCAATGGTTTTCCGAGCGAACTACATTGTGGTCGTAGCCTTCTCAGCATAAGCAGTTCTCACGAACATGCGTTTGTTATGGCTCTCCTTGCCGAACTTGAGTCAAAAGGCAACCTTCATAGCAATGACGTGTGGATTGGTTTAGACCGAAATAGAGACAACCAGTTCAAGTGGAACAATCGAGAGTTGTTAAG CCGCGCCATGTGGTCTAGAGGAGAACCAAGCGCTGACCCTTTGCGTACGTGTGTTGCTATGGACACTCGCACTGGCTATTGGAAGACGGCTGATTGCTTTAGCAATAAACAAAAGCTATGCAAAGTAGCTCTTG tcgATTTTGACAACGAAGTTCGAGAAACAGACACGCCGTCTTTTAATGGTCGTTGCGCAAAAGACGAAATCTACTTCAAGGATGCCTGCTATTATTTGTCTAAAGACGAAGATAAAGCCGTGTCACAAAAACGCGCACATCGCAAGATTTGTCAAAATCGCAATGCTTCTCTAGCATCATTGAGCAGTATAGGCGAGTATTTTTTCATTGCGAAAGAATCTTCTACCTCTAATGGATCAGCGTATTGGATTGGATTGGTTTACAATTATACGACAAGAAGCTTTACGTGGCTTAATGGCATACCCGCCACCTTTACTAAATGGGCGAAGTATGAGCCGGCGCACGAGAAAGGCAGGTGCGTGACGTTTGGATTTGACGGAGTTGACTTTGGTTGGTCTGTTGCAAAGTGTTCCACCAAGGCTGGATACGTATGCAAAA aAGAGCTAAAGGATTCATATGGAGTAGAGTCGCATACGGAAATTCCTTTTGGCT ATGTCTACATGTGTCCTTCTGGATGGACGAAACTTGGAACGCGATGGTGTATTACACGAATTGACATTGCGAAAACGTGGCACGAGTCGTTGGCTGAGTGCGAAAGGTTGAGCAGTGGCAACGGATCTCTTGCCAGCATTCATTCACGTCATGAAATGGACCTTCTTTTGCTTGATAGAGTCGAGTCATGGATTGGACTTAATGACATTGACAATGAAGGCATCTACAATTGGGCCGATGACTCTCCATTGGTGTACGCTAACTGGAAATCATCTGGACGCGATACGAGTTCTTTGCAGCGAGAAAAACTCGATTGTGTAGCTGCCACAAATAGTTCTTGGCAATTAAGACACTGttctgaaaagaagaaaagctttTGCCGTTCTCCGGCTTCTATTG ATTTTAATGAATGTCTTAGCGAAGCGAATGATTGTCACGTGAACGCAACCTGCGAGAATACGCAATATTCTTTCAAATGCAAATGCAATCAAGGATTTACAGGAAACGGGATTACGTGCGAAG ATGTAGATGAATGTATACAATCATCGCCTTGTCTCAATGATGTTCAGGATTGCGTTAACGGGTTGGGTTCGTTCGAGTGCGTTTGTGCAAATGGCTATACGGGCGATGGAAGTCACTGCGATGATATCGACGAGTGCCTTGGTAACATTTGCCATTCGCAGGCAAATTGCAAGAATACGAACGGATCTGTTGAATGCACTTGTAACTATGGCTATACGGGCAATGGAAGTCACTGCGATgatatcgacgagtgcaTTGGAAACATTTGCCATTCGCAGGCAAATTGCAAGAATACGAACGGATCTGTTGAATGCACTTGTAACTATGGCTATACGGGCGATGGAAGCTTTTGTCAAGCCATAGTAGATACGCAAA ACTTGTCGATTTCTGAAACATCAATTATTGTTTCTGTCATGTGCTCGTTATTGGCCTTGGTTTTGCTTAGCGCTGTCTATGTCTATCATAAGAAACATCATTCTGCCAAGAAGGAGACTCTAGACGACAATTGGGAAATTGATCCTCGGGATTTGACGCTACTCGAAAAGATTGGCGGAGGCTTTTTTGGGGACGTCCTTAAAGCAAAAATTCGTATACACTTTTCGCAACAACTGAAATTGGGCAATATAATCAGGCAAGATGCTGACGACAAAGACAGTAAATTGTTCGTTGCTTGTAAGAAGTTGAAAG GTACGTATCTCCAGCAGGATGAAGCTGactttttggaagaaatTAGGCTTATGAAAGAAATCGGGAGGCATCCACACATTGTCGGCATGCTGGCTTGCGTAACGACATCTCAACCGTTTTGCCTGATTGTCGAGTACTGCTGTCATGGCGATTTGCTCAGTTATctccaaagaaaaagacccCAG CACTTGAATGAAAGCGAATCTCAAGAAAGTGGCTCTGAGGATATTATTCAAGAATCAAATGGAAGCAGCCCGGAACAGGAAAGC GTGTCGACTACGTCGCGCACACTCGACAGCATAAGACAGAACGACACTATAATGAAGGAGGATAAATTCAAAaatggagaaaaagaagatgtGTGGGAACTGACCGCTTCTCATCTCTTGTCGTTTGCTTGGCAAATCGCATCAGGAATG GAATACTTGGCTGGAAAGCATCTTGTTCATCGTGACCTGGCCTGTCGAAATGTTCTCGTCTGCGAAAACAATTTCGTCAAAGTATCCGACTTTGGACTGACAAGAGCCGTTTACGAGGACGGCGCATACTGTCAGAAGACCGCCAGACGTTTGCCTCTCCGATGGATGTCCATCGAAGCTATTATACACCGTCTATTTaccgagaaaagcgacgt gtgGTCTTTTGGAGTTGTCTTGTGGGAGATATTCACTTTGG GCTGTTTCCCTTATCCTTGCATGACAAGTAGGGATATTCTTTTGCGTTTGCGCAAGGGAGACCGGCTAGACTGTCCAGAGAACTGTTTCGAGGAACT gCGCAAATTGATGTCTGATTGTTGGCATGGTGAAGCTGAAAAGCGTCCCACGTTCAAACAGCTGTCTGAGAGACTGGGGAAAATGTTGGAAGAGGAAAGCCCTAACAAGTACCTCAATCTCGACATCACCTATTTATATCCTTTTTGGGAGATGAAGTCAACAACGGAAGCAAATGAGTCaatatcgacgtcgtctcaaTGCTTTGACGAGGTTTTCGAAATCGATTGCGCAACGCTCAAGGAGTCGACCAGCGACAAGATCGATGTCAGGTACGCAATGAGAAGAGAAAGTACCGTTTAA